tttccagagaatatatcttgaatgaaGGTTTTTTCATACCAttggaaattatatatatatatatttttattttttcttgtttgaagcatatatttaaaattttcatGAGGTTTATGCTTGAACAACAATTTTCCAATAGGCTTAGAAAAATAACAGAATTCAAGAAAGATTCTCTTAAAAacatacacaattttgcttctctagTAATAAGATCTTGTTTGAAGAACGTATAAATACTTTAtcataaaacaagacaaagacactgattaagaaaattagtTTTTGCAGTTTGACCATATTAGTGTGTTACAGTTAATATGATTTAAGTGCATGTATTTCATAAACATTTCATGAATCACGCAATCCTCTCCCAACCTCATTTTCTCATCTCTTTTTCTTAGCACTCCAAGCCAATGCTGACGAGCAGGAGCTCAAGGGCGCTGAGTTTCTGGTTGGCCTCCTCGATGGCGCTGTACGTCTGAACATTACTGGCGATGTGGAAACGGATCTCGTCCACCAGGGGGATGGAGTCAGTTTCCTGCCTGGCAGCCACATTGTCAGCGTCCTCTCTGATCATATCAGCAAACTCTGGTCTCTCCACCAACTGAAATATACATACATGAATCCCTTGACATCTGACTTCCTTTAGGAGCAAAATCCTAAAAATTACACACCCAAATTCTGAATTATACTACTGGTATAACCATTCAAcccaaataaaaatagtttttgaatcTTGTAAAAAGAGTAAAAGAGTTAGAAAAGAGAGTAGAAGAGATTGAAAAGAGTATTATATAGACATATTATTACGTTCACATAAAGTTCCATTGCTAGTCCACCCTTAgctcattaacatacagtatgatcgctcatatttaaatattgatgcCTATTCACTATTTCAGTAACTTGGTGGGGGTATTGTTACTCATTTCACAAAGAAGTTTGCCAATCTTAATAGAcgtcatctatatatatatatatatatatatatatatatatatatatatatatatatatgtatatatatatagatgacgTCTATTAAGATTGGCAAACTTCTTTGTGAAATGAGTAACAATACCCCCACCAagttactgaaatactgaataggcatcaatatttaaatatgagcgatcatactgtatgttaatgagaTTAAGTACGTCATTATTtaacataaattaacaaaatttaGAAAGGTTTATGCTTAATACAAGAAATgacaatttgccaatggggtaagaaaaataaacttggtaTATTCTCTGAAcccaagtcttaaaggaatattctggaatcaatacaagttaagctcaatcaacagcatttgtggcatatgttgattaccacaaatatacttttgactcgtccctccttttcttttaaaaaagcaaaaatcgaggctagagttacaatgcaagtgaatgtggccaatttttggagggtttcaaggcagaaatgtgaagcttataattttataaaggcacttacatgtacattgttttagggtttaaggcatcacgtcgtcatggcaatggctttgcaaaattggatataactttacacagaaaaggtcaagcaatttatcacactaaaatcatcttaacacatcatgtttacgtcttgttgctatacttttaaacagtgactattttaacacttacagattggccacattcacttacattgcaagtgcctcactgtaacccagacttttttttaaaaggaagaataagtcgaaattcatttttgtggaaatcaatattatgccacaagtgctctcgaatgagcttaacttgtattgaacccacaatatttatttaatatcttatgcagtattgcttgtcaagtaaatcaatcttgttttaaagatgttcagATATTTCTTcaggaaaataaaacaaagatactGATTAAGAAATTAATTGTTTGCAGAATGACCATATTAGTGCTTTACTGCTATAGTGATGCTAGTTTGCTACAGGTAATAGAAGCTTTTCATCTGGCTTATAATTAAATcaaaatatttagtaaaaaaaaaaaaaaaaaaaaaatcactacaaTAAAAACAATTGTTCCTTTACTGGGGACATCAAATGTTCCACGATGTACTTGGTCATCATAAACATTATAAGCAAGACACAGCTACGGTATGTGTGACATACCCGCTCTATGATCTTGGCCATATACTCTGTGCACTGATCCTCCAAACGCGAGAGACGGAAGAGTTTGGCCGTCTTCCACATGTGCAGGACGTTCTCCTCGCTTAGAAGCATGGCCAGTGTCCTGCCACACAGACGCTTCAGACCCGGTAACAGGTACATGTCAGCTACACACAGAATCTCATACACATTCTCATGTGAGAGCTGGAACACAATGAAAGAGACATCATTAACACATCTGACAGATTGGTGCCTGTTCTGTTATATTTATGAAGGTGACTGTGAGTTAATGTTTTAAAGGGGACAAATCATAGCAAACAGgatttttcatgctgttttgaaATAAAAGTGTTTAATGTACTTTGTAGACATTAAGGCTGCCAACTTTCTTTCCTCACAATTCTCTATTGTTAGAACATatcttttttttgtgattttctccccaatttagaattcccaatgcgctccaagtcctcgtggtggcgtagtgactcgcctcaatccgggtggtggaggatgaatctcagctgagaccgtcaatccgtgcatctcatcacgtggcttgttgagcgcgttaccgtggagacgtcgcgcccgtggaggcttcacgctattctccgcggcatccacgcacaactcaccacgtgccccaccgagtgcaagaaccacacattatagcgaccacgaggaggttaccccatgtgactctactctccctagcaaccgggccaatttggttgcttaggagacctggctggaatcactcagcacaccctggattcgaactcgtgactccaggggtggtagtcagtgtcaatactcactgagctacccaggccccctgttagAACGTATCTTAATCGGAGAGTTTGAATGTAGAGTGTACGTGTGTATTACAGATAAATGTGATGGTGTGTACCTGAGTGTTATCACTATAGATGTAGTAGAGGATTCTAGTAAACAGCTCATGAGACACGTCATGAAGGGTGATCACAGGAATACTGGGATGAGTCTGCAGAGTTTCACCCTCGCTGAAATGATCCTCCAATAGCGCCTTGAAATAATCACTACGACCACAGAAAAACGCctgcacacaagcacacacacacatttaattagCATAAAACACTCTTTTTAATCAAACATCAAACAAATATTAAACGACCACAAAGAGCATAACAGTCATTCTAATATtgtaagtgattaaaaaaaaaaaaagagggatatTTGATTCTAGTTCGCCCCTAATTCTGGATTATGCCTTTCACAGGATTGACAAACGCTGACCTTGTGACATAGGAAGTCATAGCCCTCCACCCGGAAGCAGATGTCTGGATAGCTCGGAAAGCTGTCAGTTAGATCGAACGGAAGCTGGCCATATCCAACCTTTAATTATGTACAGTTAAAGCAATTATGCTTTAATAGCAACAGTTTTTAAGTTATCGTGAAGCACATCACATCATGAAGCGAATAAATGTAAGTGTTAGACGTCTCACCCTAAGCTCAGCTGGCAGTGCACTGTCTGCGAGGAGAGCCATTCCATCCTGCAGCTGAAAGTCATGAGGATCAAGAGTCAACACCTTCACACACGTCCCGGGCTTATtggagactgacagagagagagagagagagataatgatAAAACAGCAGCGATTCAATTGCTAAAAGCTATcacaccggtctctgtgacagccctaCTCTCCATACACAGCGGAAAAAAAATAAGAGTTAGGGGAACTATTTTAGCCCTAATAATTTCACTCGTTCAGGTTTGCCGACTTCAGGTTGGCTGACGTGTCTTTGGAGGGCAGGGATTTGGAGAGAGGGTGTGTCGTTGAAGGGATGAGGTAGTCTGGCCCTGCGTtacaaatgggataaatcagcctccgaaggAGCTTCGAAGGGAAAACCATCTTGGCCGCCATGTTttagggtcgttccaaaccgaATTGCTCAAAATGAACTGCTTTGAGTTCGAATGAACGTTTCTGTACTGATAGGTCACTTCGCTCCCAAGCAGAGCGGAATTGGACCGTACATCATAAATCTACAGATTTGCCAAGTGTAATGTAAATGAAACCAGCTGCAACAGCAAACACATTttggttttgtaaacaaaaacatGTGACTACCCATTATCTCAGTGGT
This sequence is a window from Myxocyprinus asiaticus isolate MX2 ecotype Aquarium Trade chromosome 33, UBuf_Myxa_2, whole genome shotgun sequence. Protein-coding genes within it:
- the LOC127423779 gene encoding ankyrin repeat and BTB/POZ domain-containing protein 1-like codes for the protein MDAVDLFSSCRKGDIARVRYLVEQRDVELNIRDKWDSTPLYYACLCGHEELVQYLLANGAKCEANTFDGERCLYGALSDPIRRLLKEYKRITAKAMQRDYYDQFLQTLLEQGNYSDVTFVVHGEMFKAHRCVLSARSEYFAHMLETKWKGKSAITLKHPLVNPAAFGAIMQYFYTGRLDIDVNYVEDCKRLAKQCKISELIEELEVKCKQVYEFVSNKPGTCVKVLTLDPHDFQLQDGMALLADSALPAELRVGYGQLPFDLTDSFPSYPDICFRVEGYDFLCHKAFFCGRSDYFKALLEDHFSEGETLQTHPSIPVITLHDVSHELFTRILYYIYSDNTQLSHENVYEILCVADMYLLPGLKRLCGRTLAMLLSEENVLHMWKTAKLFRLSRLEDQCTEYMAKIIERLVERPEFADMIREDADNVAARQETDSIPLVDEIRFHIASNVQTYSAIEEANQKLSALELLLVSIGLEC